The following are encoded together in the Scomber japonicus isolate fScoJap1 chromosome 20, fScoJap1.pri, whole genome shotgun sequence genome:
- the LOC128381721 gene encoding bone morphogenetic protein 2-like: MTAGASLHVCLVLALQLRCVTLLAIPRDRGTAGKHEGSDATKTVSEKLDSLLHLKDLPRGPALVPRKKAPQFMLDLFNAVTVSDGTQKSQKELLEGNIVRSFEDKGHTGERFHFFNLSSFGREERMIKAEFRWFRKKQKFYLGKSHGPHFYKVDLYEVLDSRVKPWRGNLITSRLVPLYTQGWEVFNITQTVSKWICNSQENNGILVVTTLPSGNWMESVVSSSKQKLADTNAYLVIFSDDGRAGASNQSYLGQVKPAAAAHELQDHSSKRRRRAPDLLPYGRSQSCQRVPLFVDFEEIGWSGWIISPLGYNAYHCKGSCPFPLGGSLRATNHATVRSIMHALKLSVDEVEAPCCVPDRLQSISLLYFDDEENVVLKQYDDMVALSCGCH, from the exons ATGACAGCAGGAGCTTCTCTGCACGTCTGTCTCGTCCTCGCTCTCCAGCTGAGATGCGTCACCCTGCTCGCCATCCCTCGGGACAGAGGGACGGCAGGGAAACACGAGGGTTCGGACGCGACAAAGACTGTGAGCGAGAAACTGGACTCGTTGCTCCATCTGAAGGATTTACCTCGAGGTCCAGCCTTGGTTCCTCGAAAGAAGGCGCCTCAGTTCATGTTGGATCTTTTTAACGCGGTGACAGTGTCCGATGGGACGCAGAAGAGCCAAAAGGAGCTTCTGGAAGGAAACATAGTGAGGAGTTTCGAGGATAAAG GACATACTGGAGAGAGGTTTCACTTTTTCAACCTGTCGTCTTtcgggagagaggagagaatgaTTAAGGCCGAGTTTCGCTGGttcagaaagaaacagaagttTTACCTCGGAAAGTCACACGGTCCTCATTTCTACAAG GTGGATCTGTATGAGGTGTTGGACAGCCGAGTGAAACCTTGGAGAGGAAACCTCATCACCTCCAGACTGGTGCCTCTCTACACACAGGGATGGGAAGTCTTCAATATCACTCAAACG GTGTCCAAATGGATCTGCAACAGCCAGGAGAACAACGGCATCCTGGTGGTGACAACACTTCCTTCAGGTAACTGGATGGAGTCTGTGGTTTCTTCATCTAAGCAGAAGCTGGCAGACACAAATGCCTACCTGGTCATATTCTCAGACGACGGGAGGGCAGGAGCTTCAAATCAATCATACCTGG GACAAGTGAAAcctgcagctgcagcacatGAGCTCCAGGACCACAGCAGCAAAAGGCGACGCAGAGCTCCAGATCTCTTACCCTATGGTCGCTCCCAGTCCTGTCAGCGTGTTCCCCTCTTCGTTGACTTTGAGGAGATCGGCTGGTCAGGATGGATCATCTCTCCACTAGGTTACAACGCCTACCACTGCAAAGGCTCCTGTCCGTTCCCACTAGGAGGAAGCCTCAGAGCAACCAACCACGCCACAGTGCGTTCCATCATGCATGCACTCAAGCTCTCTGTTGACGAAGTGGAAGCACCATGTTGTGTGCCTGACAGACTCCAGTCCATCAGTTTGTTATATTTTGATGATGAGGAGAACGTGGTTTTGAAGCAGTATGACGACATGGTGGCATTGAGCTGTGGTTGCCACTGA